GTAGTTAAAGCAGTCACTGGAGTGGAAGTATCTCCAACTCAACTTGGTGGGGGTATGATCCATGCTCAAAAGAGCGGCCAAGCCCATCTAGTTGCCAAAAGCGATGAAGAAGTGCTCATGCTAATTAGAAGGCTTGTAAGTTATCTTCCTTCAAACAATATAGAGAAGCCACCGAGATTCCCAACCAATGATCCACCATTTAGAAAGAGTGGAAAACTTTACGAAATTGTTCCTGATGACCCAAATAAGGGTTATGATGTGAGGCAAGTTATTTATGAGATTGTAGATAGAGATGCAAATGGAAATCCTGATTTTCTCGAAATCTTGCCCTACTTTGCTCCAAATGCTGTTGTTGGCTTTGGAAGGATGAATGGTCAAACAGTGGGAATTGTTGCTAACAACCCAATTCACTTGGCTGGTGTTCTTGATATCGACAGTTCAGATAAGATTGCAAGGTTTGTAAGAACCTGTGATGCATTTAACATTCCAATAGTTACCCTTGTGGATGTTCCGGGGTATCTTCCAGGAGTGCAACAGGAGTATGGAGGAATCATTAGACATGGTGCTAAGGTTTTATACGCTTACTCAGAGGCAACGGTTCCCATGGTCACTATTATCTTAAGAAAGGCTTATGGTGGGGCTTATCTTGCAATGGGAAGCAAGCACCTTGGAGCGGACTTTGTTTTTGCCTGGCCAACAGCAGAGATAGCAGTTATGGGCCCGGAGGGAGCGGCAAATATCATCTTCAGGAAAGAGATTGCTAAAGCCGAAAATCCAGATGAAGTTAGGCAACAGAAAATCCAAGATTACAGAGAGAGATTTGCCAATCCATACGTTGCTGCGAGCAGGGGTTATATTGATGATGTCATTGACCCCGCAGAAACTAGAGGTAAGATCATAATGGCCCTCGAGGCCTTAGAGAGTAAGAGGGTTAAACTCCCACCAAAGAAGCATGGTAATATTCCATTGTGAGGTGCAAAAAATGGTTACTTGGGAATTCTTCCTTGAGGGCCTTTACATTACTATTTTAGGAGTAACGGTAGTCTTCCTAGTGTTGAGCATTCTAGCCGTGGCAATGTATGGAATTGGGTACTTGGAGAGGGTTTTGATTGAGAGAGAAAAACCCGCCGTTGAAGCTGTGCCTAAACCAAAAGAAGAGAAGGTAGAAGCAAAAGTTGAAGAGGAGCCTTTAATTGAACCCAAAAAGCTTGCGGTGATTACTGCTGCAATTTTGGCCTATGTAGCTGAGAAGAACGCTCAACTCAGGCCGTTACCATTTAAGAAAAAACCTTCAGATGCTTGGCGTTTGTATGGTGTCCAATCCCAAATTGAGGAAGTTGAAAACTTTAATTATGAAATGGGGGCATGGTGAGGATGAAAGGTAAAGTCAAGGTCATTGTTGATGGGGTTCTTTATGAAGTTGAAGTTGAAGAACTTGGAGGAGGAAGATTCAAAGTCAACTTTGAGGGAGAAAGCTATGATGTAGAAGCTAAAGATCTTGGAATTCCGATGGGGGTATTTCAAGCACCTGCTCAAAGTGTAAGTGTACCCTCTGCACCTGTGTCACTTCCTTCGGCTCCAACTCCCGCGGCTCCACTTGAAGTGCCTAGTGCCCCTGCACCCTCTGTTGGCGGGGAAGGTGTAGTTACTGCTCCAATGCCTGGTAAGATCTTGAAGATTCTCGTTAGGGAAGGAGAGCAAGTCAAATTAGGCCAAGGACTTCTTATTTTGGAAGCCATGAAAATGGAAAATGAGATTCCTTCCCCTAGTGAGGGAGTTGTAAAGAGAATTCTTGTTAAGGAAGGAGACACAGTTGACACAGGACAAGCATTGATAGAACTTGGGTGATGGAGAATGGGGTTGGAGCAGGCAATAGTTGACTTTTTTACTAATATTGGTCTTTTTCATCTAACAATAGGAAATGTAGTAATGATCTTAGTTGGGTTTACCTTAATGTATCTGGCTATAAGGTATGAAATGGAGCCCTTGTTATTGCTCCCAATTGGAATTAGCGCTGTATTGGTAAACCTTCCCTTAACGGGAATTTTGAGCGCTGATCCACATCATCCAGGGTTGTTTTATCTTATCAAACACTACCTCATCGATACGGAAATAGTGCCATTGTTGATATTCTTTGGATTGGGAGCAATGACAGATTTCGGTCCAATGATTGCTGACCCAAAAACGGCTTTACTTGGGGCAGCGGCCCAAATTGGAGTTTTCATTGCATTGCTTACGGCAGTTGCTTTGGGTTTTAACCTACAAGAAGCAGCTTCCATTGGA
This region of Thermococcus sp. MV5 genomic DNA includes:
- a CDS encoding acetyl-CoA carboxylase biotin carboxyl carrier protein subunit, which translates into the protein MKGKVKVIVDGVLYEVEVEELGGGRFKVNFEGESYDVEAKDLGIPMGVFQAPAQSVSVPSAPVSLPSAPTPAAPLEVPSAPAPSVGGEGVVTAPMPGKILKILVREGEQVKLGQGLLILEAMKMENEIPSPSEGVVKRILVKEGDTVDTGQALIELG
- a CDS encoding carboxyl transferase domain-containing protein, giving the protein MSMEEKVNELHKKKEKILEMGGEARVQKQHEKGKLTARERIEKLLDPGSFVEIGMFVKHRNTEFGLDKMELPADGVITGYGTIDGRLVFVFAQDFTVMGGSLGEMHAAKIKRVMELALEAGAPIIGLNDSGGARIQEGVDALKGYGEIFKMNTILSGVVPQITAIMGPCAGGAVYSPAIGDFILMVDNPSSFMFITGPQVVKAVTGVEVSPTQLGGGMIHAQKSGQAHLVAKSDEEVLMLIRRLVSYLPSNNIEKPPRFPTNDPPFRKSGKLYEIVPDDPNKGYDVRQVIYEIVDRDANGNPDFLEILPYFAPNAVVGFGRMNGQTVGIVANNPIHLAGVLDIDSSDKIARFVRTCDAFNIPIVTLVDVPGYLPGVQQEYGGIIRHGAKVLYAYSEATVPMVTIILRKAYGGAYLAMGSKHLGADFVFAWPTAEIAVMGPEGAANIIFRKEIAKAENPDEVRQQKIQDYRERFANPYVAASRGYIDDVIDPAETRGKIIMALEALESKRVKLPPKKHGNIPL
- a CDS encoding OadG family protein; translated protein: MVTWEFFLEGLYITILGVTVVFLVLSILAVAMYGIGYLERVLIEREKPAVEAVPKPKEEKVEAKVEEEPLIEPKKLAVITAAILAYVAEKNAQLRPLPFKKKPSDAWRLYGVQSQIEEVENFNYEMGAW